A window of the Haloarcula litorea genome harbors these coding sequences:
- a CDS encoding PH domain-containing protein, translating to MSTDHDWLALDDDEEVVWSGQPATESLYGAYLVGVPLILLLGLGLVIVVSAYLRQSNTDYVITTKGVYKKTGVFSRAVTEIEFDKIQNTSFSAGAVGRYFGYGDVMISTAGGSGVEMTLDGVADPQSVQKRLSRRVTAAQGESTGEGERSTDDVLADILGELRAIRRTLDGDGHTTDESEDAGGVDAHDEDRAR from the coding sequence GACTGGCTCGCGCTGGACGACGACGAGGAGGTCGTCTGGTCGGGCCAGCCCGCCACCGAGTCGCTCTACGGGGCCTACCTCGTCGGCGTCCCGCTGATACTGCTGCTCGGACTCGGACTGGTGATCGTCGTCTCGGCGTACCTCCGGCAGTCCAACACGGACTACGTCATCACGACCAAGGGCGTCTACAAGAAGACGGGCGTGTTCAGCCGGGCCGTCACCGAGATCGAGTTCGACAAGATCCAGAACACCTCCTTCTCGGCGGGTGCCGTCGGCCGCTACTTCGGCTACGGCGACGTGATGATCAGCACCGCCGGCGGCTCCGGCGTCGAGATGACCCTCGACGGCGTCGCGGACCCGCAGTCGGTCCAGAAGCGACTCTCCCGACGGGTCACCGCCGCTCAGGGAGAGTCGACCGGGGAGGGCGAGCGGTCGACCGACGACGTGCTGGCCGACATCCTCGGCGAACTGCGAGCGATCCGCCGGACCCTCGACGGGGACGGGCACACGACGGACGAGTCCGAGGACGCCGGCGGCGTCGACGCCCACGACGAGGACCGAGCGCGATGA
- a CDS encoding PH domain-containing protein: protein MSATDGVPVDGERVVWAGQPRRRVVLQGLAAGLPLGLIVGLVAALVATGSPLPTAAVVAAGGLLTLVAVALPVVGVWLWRRTTGYVLTERALYHRTGLLRVTVTELPLRHVQNTSFSQGVLGTLFDHGTVAVDTAGSAGAELRLRALDDPAAVHRRIAERAASVRGDRDDDLPGTPEQWRAVLDEVRGLRRSLAGE, encoded by the coding sequence ATGAGCGCCACCGACGGGGTCCCGGTCGACGGGGAGCGCGTCGTCTGGGCCGGCCAGCCCCGCCGACGCGTCGTCCTGCAGGGCCTGGCGGCGGGGCTCCCGCTCGGGCTGATCGTGGGGCTGGTCGCGGCGCTCGTGGCGACCGGATCGCCGCTTCCGACGGCCGCCGTGGTCGCCGCCGGCGGCCTGCTGACGCTCGTCGCGGTGGCCCTGCCGGTGGTCGGCGTGTGGCTCTGGCGGCGGACCACCGGCTACGTCCTGACCGAGCGAGCGCTGTACCACCGGACCGGGCTCCTCCGGGTGACGGTGACGGAACTGCCGCTCCGACACGTCCAGAACACCTCGTTCTCCCAGGGGGTTCTCGGGACCCTGTTCGACCACGGGACCGTCGCCGTCGACACGGCCGGGAGCGCGGGGGCGGAGCTGCGGCTGCGCGCGCTCGACGACCCCGCGGCGGTCCACCGGCGGATCGCCGAGCGGGCCGCGAGCGTCCGGGGCGACCGCGACGACGACCTGCCCGGGACCCCGGAACAGTGGCGGGCCGTCCTGGACGAGGTCCGCGGACTCCGCCGGTCCCTCGCGGGCGAGTGA